A single region of the Cronobacter condimenti 1330 genome encodes:
- a CDS encoding dienelactone hydrolase family protein has protein sequence MSNTTDNKAGFAAAASPVASTVVHTPQDAIIAGETSIPTQGENMPAYHARPREADGPLPVVIVVQEIFGVHEHIRDICRRLALEGYLAVAPELYFRQGDPNEYDDISSLLSNLVSKVPDAQVLADLDHVASWAARNGGDAHRLTLTGFCWGGRIAWLYAAHNPQLKAAVAWYGKLLGDKTLNSPKHPVDIATELTAPVLGLYGAQDTGISLESVETMRQALRAANANAEIIVYPDAGHAFNADYRPSYHEASAKDGWERMLAWFQTYGSKKA, from the coding sequence ATGAGCAACACAACTGACAATAAAGCGGGCTTTGCCGCTGCAGCCTCACCTGTCGCTTCAACGGTCGTTCATACGCCGCAGGATGCCATTATCGCAGGCGAAACGTCTATTCCTACGCAGGGCGAAAATATGCCGGCTTATCACGCCCGCCCGCGCGAGGCCGACGGTCCGCTGCCGGTGGTTATCGTGGTGCAGGAGATTTTCGGCGTACATGAACATATACGCGATATTTGCCGTCGGCTGGCGCTGGAGGGGTATCTTGCGGTAGCGCCTGAGCTCTATTTCCGGCAGGGCGATCCGAACGAGTATGACGATATTTCTTCATTGCTAAGCAATCTGGTGTCAAAAGTGCCGGACGCTCAGGTGCTGGCGGATCTCGACCATGTAGCGAGCTGGGCTGCGCGCAACGGCGGCGACGCGCATCGTCTGACGTTGACTGGCTTCTGCTGGGGCGGACGCATCGCCTGGTTATACGCCGCGCATAATCCGCAGCTGAAAGCGGCCGTCGCGTGGTATGGCAAGCTGCTGGGCGACAAGACATTGAATTCGCCAAAGCACCCGGTGGATATCGCAACCGAACTGACCGCGCCTGTGCTGGGGCTTTATGGCGCGCAGGATACCGGCATTTCGCTTGAGAGCGTGGAGACGATGCGGCAGGCGCTGCGCGCCGCCAACGCAAATGCCGAAATCATTGTTTACCCGGACGCGGGTCATGCGTTTAATGCCGATTACCGCCCGAGCTATCACGAGGCGTCCGCGAAAGATGGCTGGGAGCGGATGTTAGCGTGGTTCCAGACCTACGGTAGTAAGAAAGCATAA
- the metE gene encoding 5-methyltetrahydropteroyltriglutamate--homocysteine S-methyltransferase, whose protein sequence is MTIHNHTLGFPRVGLHRELKKAQESYWAGKSTREELLAVGRELRARHWEQQKAAGIDLLPVGDFAWYDHVLTTSLLLGNVPARHQNADGTVDIDTLFRIGRGRAPTGEPAAAAEMTKWFNTNYHYMVPEFTKGQQFKLTWTQLLEEVDEALALGHHIKPVLLGPVTYLWLGKVKGEQFDRLSLLNDILPVYQQVIAELAKRGIQWVQIDEPTLVLELPQAWLEAFKPAYEALKGQTKLLLTTYFEGVTDNLDTITALPVQGLHVDLVHGHDDLNELHRRLPQEWLLSAGVINGRNVWRADLTQKYAQLKAIAGQRELWVGSSCSLLHSPIDLSVETRLDPEVKSWFAFALQKCEELALLRDALNSGDTAKIGQWSAPVQARQHSSRVHNPAVAERLNAITPQDSQRAHAYPVRAEAQRARFNLPAWPTTTIGSFPQTTEIRGLRLDFKKGNLDAAHYRTGIAEHIKQAIVEQERLGLDVLVHGEAERNDMVEYFGEHLDGFVFTQNGWVQSYGSRCVKPPVVIGDISRPAPITVEWAKYAQSLTDKPVKGMLTGPVTILCWSFPREDVSRETIAKQIALALRDEVADLEAAGIGIIQIDEPALREGLPLKRSDWDAYLAWGVEAFRLNAAVAKDDTQIHTHMCYCEFNDIMDSIAALDADVITIETSRSDMELLESFEEFEYPNEIGPGVYDIHSPNVPDVAWIEALLKKAAQRIPQERLWVNPDCGLKTRGWPETRAALANMVKAAQNLRQA, encoded by the coding sequence ATGACTATCCATAATCACACCCTCGGTTTTCCCCGCGTCGGCCTGCATCGCGAACTGAAAAAAGCGCAAGAGAGCTACTGGGCGGGCAAGAGCACGCGTGAAGAGTTACTGGCGGTAGGCCGCGAGCTACGCGCCCGCCACTGGGAACAACAAAAAGCGGCGGGTATCGATCTGCTGCCGGTGGGGGATTTCGCCTGGTATGATCATGTTCTGACCACCAGCCTGTTGCTCGGTAACGTGCCGGCGCGCCATCAGAACGCCGACGGCACCGTCGATATTGATACCCTGTTCCGTATTGGCCGTGGCCGTGCGCCGACTGGCGAACCGGCAGCCGCAGCGGAAATGACCAAATGGTTCAACACGAACTATCACTACATGGTGCCGGAGTTCACCAAAGGCCAGCAGTTCAAACTTACCTGGACGCAGCTTTTAGAAGAAGTGGACGAAGCGCTGGCGCTCGGCCATCACATCAAGCCAGTACTGCTGGGGCCGGTCACGTATCTGTGGCTTGGCAAAGTGAAGGGTGAGCAATTCGACCGCCTCTCGCTGTTAAACGATATTCTGCCGGTGTACCAGCAGGTGATTGCGGAGCTGGCGAAGCGCGGCATTCAGTGGGTGCAAATCGATGAACCTACACTGGTGCTGGAGTTGCCGCAAGCGTGGCTGGAGGCGTTCAAACCGGCTTACGAGGCGCTGAAAGGCCAGACTAAACTGCTGCTCACCACTTATTTTGAAGGCGTGACGGATAACCTCGACACCATTACCGCGCTGCCGGTGCAAGGTCTGCATGTCGATCTGGTCCATGGCCATGATGACCTGAATGAACTGCATCGCCGTCTGCCGCAGGAGTGGCTGCTCTCGGCGGGCGTGATTAATGGCCGCAACGTCTGGCGCGCCGATCTCACCCAAAAATACGCGCAGCTGAAAGCCATCGCGGGCCAGCGCGAACTGTGGGTGGGCTCATCCTGCTCGCTGTTGCACAGCCCCATCGATCTGAGCGTTGAAACCCGTCTTGATCCAGAGGTGAAGAGCTGGTTTGCGTTTGCACTGCAAAAATGCGAGGAACTGGCGCTGCTGCGCGATGCGCTGAACAGCGGCGATACCGCGAAAATTGGCCAGTGGAGCGCGCCTGTTCAGGCCCGTCAGCACTCATCCCGCGTGCACAACCCGGCGGTGGCGGAGCGTCTTAACGCGATTACGCCGCAGGACAGCCAGCGCGCCCATGCGTACCCGGTGCGCGCCGAAGCGCAGCGCGCGCGCTTTAACCTGCCGGCCTGGCCGACCACGACGATTGGCTCTTTCCCGCAAACAACGGAAATTCGCGGCCTGCGTCTGGATTTCAAAAAAGGCAATCTGGATGCGGCGCACTACCGTACTGGCATTGCGGAGCACATCAAGCAGGCGATCGTGGAGCAGGAGCGTCTGGGCCTCGACGTGCTGGTGCATGGCGAAGCCGAGCGTAACGACATGGTGGAGTATTTCGGTGAGCATCTTGATGGTTTCGTCTTTACTCAAAACGGTTGGGTGCAGAGTTACGGCTCCCGTTGCGTGAAACCGCCGGTAGTTATCGGCGATATCAGCCGCCCGGCGCCGATCACCGTCGAGTGGGCGAAGTATGCGCAGTCACTCACCGACAAACCGGTAAAAGGCATGTTGACCGGCCCGGTAACGATTCTTTGCTGGTCGTTCCCGCGTGAGGATGTCTCCCGCGAAACCATCGCGAAACAGATTGCGCTGGCGCTGCGCGACGAAGTCGCGGACCTCGAAGCCGCAGGCATTGGCATTATCCAGATTGACGAGCCTGCGCTGCGTGAAGGGCTGCCACTGAAACGCAGCGACTGGGACGCATACCTCGCCTGGGGTGTGGAAGCTTTCCGCCTGAACGCCGCCGTGGCGAAGGATGACACCCAGATCCACACCCATATGTGTTATTGCGAGTTTAACGACATCATGGACTCCATCGCCGCGCTGGATGCAGACGTGATAACGATTGAAACTTCGCGCTCAGATATGGAACTGCTGGAATCGTTTGAAGAGTTTGAATATCCCAATGAAATCGGGCCGGGCGTGTACGATATTCACTCGCCGAACGTGCCGGATGTCGCGTGGATCGAAGCACTCCTGAAGAAAGCCGCGCAGCGTATTCCGCAGGAACGTCTGTGGGTAAACCCGGATTGCGGTCTGAAAACCCGCGGCTGGCCGGAAACCCGTGCCGCGCTCGCGAATATGGTGAAAGCCGCGCAGAATTTACGTCAGGCCTAA